From a single Eleginops maclovinus isolate JMC-PN-2008 ecotype Puerto Natales chromosome 18, JC_Emac_rtc_rv5, whole genome shotgun sequence genomic region:
- the usf1 gene encoding upstream stimulatory factor 1 yields the protein MKSQQKSPEPDGGVTVNEEGSVATAEDPAAIATIQSSATFTDQPIKYLFKTEGAGGQVTYRVIQVSDGQLEGQADGAAAVSLVTGFPATTQAVTQAVFSQPEGLEGDGSSETQYTYYPATIAEATTGTMVTTVQASDTLLGQTTPHSFCFSGQLYVMMSPQEVLTGSNQRTIAPRTQPYIAKQEAPRGSRDDKRRAQHNEVERRRRDKINNWIVQLSKAIPDCNIDYTKTGQSKGGILSKACDYIKELRQSNLKLGEDISTLDRLRIDNQLLRQEVEDWKSKNQILRNLLRQHGISGSSSTDPQ from the exons ATGAAGAG CCAACAGAAAAGCCCTGAACCAGATGGGGGTGTAACCGTCAACGAGgaag GGTCCGTAGCCACGGCAGAGGACCCGGCAGCTATTGCCACCATTCAGTCTTCCGCCACCTTCACTGACCAACCCATAAAATATCTCTTCAAGACAGAAGGAGCAGGCGGACAG GTGACTTACAGAGTGATCCAGGTGTCCGATGGCCAGTTGGAGGGTCAAGCAGATGGAGCTGCAGCCGTCAGCCTGGTCACTGGTTTCCCAGCAACCACTCAGGCTGTTACACAG GCTGTGTTCTCCCAGCCCGAGGGACTCGAGGGAGACGGCAGCTCAGAGACGCAGTACACCTACTACCCTGCCACCATCGCAGAAGCCACCACAGGAACCATGGTAACCACAGTGCAGGCCTCCGACACTCTGCTGGGTCAGACCACACCCCACAG cttttgtttttcagggcAGCTATACGTGATGATGTCACCGCAGGAAGTTCTGACGGGTTCCAATCAAAGGACAATCGCACCGCGCACTCAGCCGTACATAgc aaaGCAAGAAGCTCCTCGGGGTTCTAGAGATGATAAACGGCGAGCTCAGCACAACGAAG TTGAGCGCCGACGCAGGGACAAGATCAACAACTGGATAGTGCAGCTGTCAAAGGCCATCCCAGACTGTAACATTGACTACACCAAGACAGGACAG AGTAAAGGAGGGATCTTGTCCAAAGCCTGCGACTACATCAAGGAGCTCCGACAGAGCAACTTGAAGCTGGGGGAGGATATCAGCACCCTGGACCGCCTCAGGATTGACAACCAGCTACTCAGACAGGAG GTGGAGGACTGGAAGTCCAAGAATCAGATCCTGAGGAACCTCCTACGACAGCACGGCATTTCGGGATCATCCAGCACAGACCCCCAATGA
- the LOC134879823 gene encoding protein FAM200A-like: MVACDSLMVMSCVANLTYYSLRTVLRAKLTHIYKHSRREYFKIGCSTANICYICTSLAIYLAPMDRFVVRKVPEGQAAMTEGQAATTEGQAATIGQGQASEASTSQKRRKRKYNEEYVKYGFTVTTDRAGEEVPLCFVCSTILCNEAMKPSKLTRHMETHHVHLKAKPVEYMQQMLRDFKGQQATMRKSAKINENALKASYLVALRVAKSKKPHTIAEQLILPAAIDMCRAMVSEECANKLKTIPLSDNTIGRRIGEMANDVKDQLMAKLQTVLFSLQIDETTDVTNDAQLLTFVRYEDSGTMCEEFLFCKPLPGRTTGVEIFKALDDFFTEHNISWQRCVALCSDGARAMSGSKTGLFAHVRRVAPGVIWTHCLIHREALASKDLSVELSGVFDVVVKTVNFIKRNALNTRLFSSLCHDLGSEHSSLLYHSEVRWLSRGAVLARVFELRGAIYEFLCEKHSDLASNFNDSYWLTKLAYLTDVFAELNKLNSSMQGRDANVMQLYEKLDAFVKKMSKWIERVESNNLAMFPSVEEYPDSTDINDTICEHLRKLVRQFAKYFTDSEEWRRDSKWILLPFSDDASVGSSLTAVEEDKLIEMSTDSVRRHMYDTQPLVKFWISCQTEFPQLAAKAMRCLLPFPTTYLCESGFSTLAYLKNKYRARLDPENDMRLSLSTISPRIDRLCGLHHAQISH; this comes from the coding sequence atggtagcctgtgattcgctaatggtaatgagttgcgtcgctaacctcacttattattcattacgtacagtcttgcgagcaaagttgacacacatttataagcatagccgacgagagtattttaagataggttgtagtacagcaaacatttgttacatatgtactagtctagctatatatctagcaccaatggatcgttttgtagtgaggaaagtgccagagggacaggctgccatgacagagggtcaggctgccacgacagagggacaggccgccacgatagggcaaggacaggcttccgaagcgtcaacttcgcaaaaaagacgaaaaagaaaatacaatgaggaatatgttaaatatggattcacagtgacgacagacagagcaggagaggaggtaccactgtgtttcgtatgttcaacaattctctgtaatgaagctatgaagccgtcgaaacttacgcggcatatggagacgcatcacgtccacttgaaggccaaacccgttgagtacatgcaacagatgttgcgtgatttcaaaggacagcaggctaccatgaggaagagtgcaaaaataaatgaaaacgcactgaaagcatcgtatctggtcgctctcagggttgcaaaaagtaagaagccccataccattgcagagcagcttatattgccagcagccatagatatgtgcagagctatggtaagcgaagaatgtgccaacaaattaaaaactattccgttgtcagacaacacaatcggaagacgaattggggaaatggcaaatgatgtcaaagaccagctgatggcaaaacttcagacagttctgttttcccttcaaatcgacgagacgacagatgttactaatgatgcgcaactgttaacatttgtgcgatacgaggacagtggcactatgtgcgaggaatttcttttttgcaaaccactgcccgggcgaactaccggtgtagaaatatttaaagcactggacgattttttcacggagcacaatatctcgtggcagaggtgcgttgcattatgcagcgatggggcccgagccatgagtggcagcaagactggactgtttgcgcatgtaaggagggtggctccgggggtaatttggacacactgcctgattcatagagaggctctcgcctccaaagatctcagtgttgagctcagtggtgtgtttgatgtcgttgtcaagacggtcaacttcataaaacgaaacgcattgaatacacgcctgttttcatccctatgccatgacttgggaagtgaacacagctctctcctttatcattcagaggtgcgttggctgtctcgcggcgctgtgctcgcccgtgtgtttgaactacgcggagctatctacgagttcttgtgcgagaagcattctgatctggcttccaatttcaacgatagttactggttaactaagctggcgtacctcacagatgtttttgcagagctgaacaagttgaacagctccatgcaagggagagatgcaaacgtcatgcagctctacgagaagctcgacgcatttgtgaaaaaaatgtcaaagtggatcgaacgagtggaaagcaataacttggcgatgtttccttcagttgaggaataccctgacagcactgacatcaacgacactatatgtgagcatttgaggaagcttgtgcgtcaattcgcaaagtacttcactgattcggaagagtggcgccgtgacagcaagtggatcctgctcccattcagtgacgatgcatcagtagggtcaagtctgacggctgtggaagaggataagctgattgagatgtccacagactctgtcaggaggcatatgtacgacacacagccccttgttaaattctggataagttgccagacagaatttccacagcttgctgcaaaagcaatgaggtgtcttttgccctttccaaccacatacctgtgtgagagtggtttttctacactggcgtacttaaagaataagtacagggctaggcttgatccagagaatgacatgagactgtctctgtctaccatttcgccacgaatagacaggctgtgtggacttcaccacgcccagatatcacactga